Proteins found in one Megalobrama amblycephala isolate DHTTF-2021 linkage group LG5, ASM1881202v1, whole genome shotgun sequence genomic segment:
- the LOC125268769 gene encoding protein FAM161A-like has product MTPILRTERLQPSELQALFGEEKDYSCSLNDIVHHTEECEQWSDSEKIAACDLSSHSDPDNGKPCAAHQLQRPVFSNQEYYTKLEELKREHLKNMAELEKLYLSQIKPGQRERQLITCWRQNGEDTESEQVELIQVGSKVSVGHLKNGVSTLKIKAQQNSLEEHRKLCHSQQNSSRSAANQVMDSLRQNSKVTIPKPFHMMLREEDRKRRNVKTRSEMELENERLKKELDELKECGKKFRAKPAPATTHLLFYDIINKRPNKLKQQKNQINQTDHVQRGNHHQQGTQRHASPLPQQPFSFIERERKKREKKLADELNNMSPKTERMAFKARPVPRSLYRPSSPNSHIYGAVHLNNRRSALPPSILEDTLQEGEEAENEYDDEFSRPQSTDISRCSSNLRKWKDEGLLQVEEEMERKSNRERDRDWSYIHPLRRTSLCHSQEPLNSCKSDYISV; this is encoded by the exons ATGACCCCGATACTACGCACAGAGAGGCTGCAGCCGAGTGAACTTCAGGCTCTATTTGGAGAGGAGAAGGATTATTCATGCTCCCTGAATGATATTGTTCACCACACAGAG GAGTGTGAGCAGTGGTCTGACAGTGAGAAAATAGCGGCGTGTGACTTGAGTTCTCACTCTGATCCTGACAATGGGAAGCCGTGTGCAGCCCATCAACTCCAGAGACCTGTGTTCTCCAACCAGGAATACTATACCAAACTAGAGGAGCTGAAGAGAGAACACCTGAAAAACATGGCCGAGCTGGAAAAACTCTATCTGAGCCAGATCAAACCTGGTCAGAGAGAAAGACAGCTCATTACCTGCTGGAGACAAAATGGAGAAGATACAGAGAG TGAACAGGTGGAGCTCATTCAGGTTGGCAGCAAGGTATCAGTGGGACATCTCAAGAATGGTGTTTCTACTCTGAAGATAAAG GCACAGCAGAACTCCTTAGAGGAGCACAGGAAGTTGTGTCACTCCCAGCAGAACTCATCTCGCAGTGCAGCCAATCAGGTAATGGACAGCCTGAGACAAAATTCTAAAGTAACCATACCCAAACCGTTTCACATGATGCTTCGCGAGGAGGATCGCAAACGGCGCAATGTGAAAACTCGCTCTGAGATGGAGTTAGAAAATGAGAGACTGAAGAAAGAGCTGGATGAGCTGAAAGAATGTGGCAAGAAGTTTCGCGCTAAGCCGGCCCCCGCTACCACTCACTTGCTCTTCTATGACATCATCAATAAGCGCCCGAATAAGCTGAAGcaacaaaaaaatcagattaACCAAACGGATCACGTTCAACGTGGAAACCACCACCAACAAGGCACTCAACGCCATGCCTCTCCTCTTCCACAGCAACCATTTAGCTTCATTGAAAGAGAGcggaagaaaagagaaaaaaaactagCAGATGAGCTAAACAACATGTCTCCCAAAACAGAACGAATGGCGTTCAAAGCCAGACCGGTGCCGAGGTCTCTATATAGGCCCAGCTCACCGAACTCCCACATATACGGGGCAGTTCATCTGAATAACAGACGCTCAGCACTGCCCCCTAGCATCCTGGAAGACACGCTGCAGGAGGGAGAGGAGGCCGAGAATGAGTATGATGATGAATTTTCAAGGCCACAGAGCACAGATATATCACGCTGCAGCAGCAACCTCAGGAAATGGAAAGACGAGGGTTTGCTGCAGGTGGAGGAGGAAATGGAGAGAAAGagcaacagagagagagaccgaGACTGGTCCTACATTCATCCACTACGTAGGACCAGCCTCTGCCACAGCCAAGAACCCCTGAACTCCTGCAAGAGTGACTACATCAGTGTTTAA